A single window of Psychrobacter raelei DNA harbors:
- a CDS encoding DNA adenine methylase, producing MAKPFIKWVGGKSQLIPEITSRLPEYIEAGQPYQYVEPFVGSAAVALHLLDSQNPPTKVILSDINTDLVNLYKVVQSHPQKLLNYLQTLQDEYDQLEDKEAKKPYYYAKREEFNLRETDAIKHAGLFMFLNRAGFNGLYRVNSKNKFNVPIGSYKQPKFVFEEVIHRCSELLQNVEILNMSFEDTIQTAQDSNKEQLPTFVYLDPPYKPLSESSSFTSYAKDSFNDEDQVKLKQACDLLDNQGYQWLLSNSDTTNLDPENRFFDELYSEYTIDRVSAGRSVNSKGSKRGKINELLIRNY from the coding sequence ATGGCAAAACCGTTTATAAAATGGGTAGGTGGTAAAAGCCAACTTATACCTGAGATTACAAGCAGACTCCCTGAGTATATAGAAGCGGGTCAACCTTACCAATACGTTGAGCCTTTTGTTGGTAGTGCAGCTGTCGCCCTGCATTTACTAGATAGTCAAAACCCGCCTACCAAAGTAATATTGAGTGATATTAATACTGATCTGGTTAACTTATACAAGGTGGTTCAGTCACATCCTCAGAAACTATTAAACTACCTTCAAACACTTCAAGATGAATATGATCAATTAGAAGATAAAGAAGCTAAAAAGCCTTATTACTACGCAAAACGTGAAGAGTTTAATCTTAGAGAAACAGATGCTATAAAACATGCAGGCTTATTCATGTTCTTGAATAGAGCAGGCTTTAACGGGCTATATCGCGTGAACAGTAAAAATAAGTTTAATGTGCCTATTGGCAGCTATAAACAACCAAAATTTGTTTTTGAAGAAGTTATTCATAGATGTTCTGAGTTACTCCAGAATGTCGAAATCCTTAATATGAGCTTTGAAGACACGATACAGACAGCACAAGACTCTAATAAGGAACAACTGCCAACCTTTGTTTATCTTGACCCACCTTATAAACCATTAAGTGAGTCATCTAGCTTTACTTCCTATGCCAAGGACAGCTTTAACGATGAAGACCAAGTAAAACTAAAGCAGGCTTGTGACTTGTTAGATAATCAAGGGTATCAGTGGCTTCTTAGCAACTCAGATACTACTAACCTAGATCCTGAAAATAGGTTCTTTGATGAACTATACTCAGAATATACTATTGATCGCGTTTCAGCTGGTAGAAGTGTTAATTCAAAAGGCAGCAAACGTGGCAAAATTAATGAGCTACTGATTAGGAATTATTAG
- a CDS encoding helix-turn-helix domain-containing protein, whose translation MKEPILIKFGQRIRSLRKERGLSQEQLAERAGFHRNYVGMIERGERNPSLLNIEVFAKTFGMSLSELLNIEEE comes from the coding sequence ATGAAAGAACCAATTTTAATTAAATTCGGACAACGTATTCGATCTTTACGTAAAGAGCGTGGACTTAGCCAAGAACAATTGGCTGAGAGGGCAGGCTTTCATCGTAATTATGTGGGAATGATTGAGCGTGGAGAGCGAAACCCCTCGCTGCTTAACATAGAGGTGTTTGCTAAAACGTTTGGTATGAGTTTGTCGGAGTTGCTTAATATAGAGGAAGAATAG
- a CDS encoding site-specific DNA-methyltransferase codes for MQTPYFQSNNKDFTLYQGDCLSALDNANQPVNMIFADPPYFLSNDGLTVKNGKVQSVNKGKWDKFTTDTETYDFTYEWLAKAREKMADNATIWISGTHHNIFTLGTILPQLGFKILNVITWEKTNPPPNFSCRFFTHSTEFIIWARKHPKVPHYFDYDLMKKLNNDKQMKDVWRLPAIGKWEKGCGKHPTQKPLPLLAQIILASTQKEDLVLDPFTGSSTTGIAANVLERNFIGIDKEDEFMKLSEDRYHDLQQEGRKQFFKQHFNRLLNKAL; via the coding sequence ATGCAAACTCCATACTTTCAAAGCAATAATAAAGACTTCACTCTTTATCAAGGTGACTGTTTGTCAGCTCTTGATAATGCTAACCAACCAGTAAATATGATTTTCGCTGATCCTCCCTATTTCTTATCTAATGACGGTCTAACCGTTAAGAATGGCAAGGTTCAATCCGTTAATAAAGGGAAATGGGATAAATTTACAACAGACACTGAGACTTACGACTTTACCTATGAATGGTTAGCTAAAGCTCGTGAAAAAATGGCAGATAATGCGACTATTTGGATAAGTGGTACCCACCATAATATATTTACACTAGGCACTATATTGCCGCAGCTCGGATTCAAAATACTTAATGTGATTACTTGGGAAAAAACGAATCCGCCACCTAATTTCTCATGCCGCTTTTTCACACACTCTACTGAATTTATTATCTGGGCAAGAAAACATCCTAAAGTTCCACATTATTTTGACTACGATCTTATGAAAAAGCTTAATAACGATAAGCAAATGAAAGATGTCTGGCGCCTACCAGCTATCGGTAAATGGGAGAAAGGCTGTGGAAAACATCCGACACAAAAACCTCTGCCTCTATTGGCTCAAATTATTCTAGCTTCTACCCAAAAAGAGGATCTCGTTCTCGATCCATTCACAGGCTCATCAACAACTGGTATTGCGGCTAATGTGCTTGAAAGAAATTTCATCGGAATAGATAAAGAAGATGAGTTTATGAAGCTAAGCGAAGACAGGTATCATGATTTACAACAGGAAGGGCGTAAGCAATTTTTTAAACAACATTTTAATCGCCTACTAAATAAGGCTCTATAG
- a CDS encoding aminotransferase class IV: protein MSHAMQWYQMSDTGLVAWDKSASDTAPNLRALAYGDGFFTTMGVYDGSLLWQSYHQARLQSHCHALNLSLPTPTSEALWQALQACAANITHGLIKIIISRPTQSVRGYAYSASTEHNEALIWVGIMPSDILAQQQARFLDLPLGIKAPSAHLSGSLGQVILQQPATIATCLQSRLANFPAPLAGLKSLNRLDGVMIAGELQRMKQQHPKLTEALVADMAGNWVEGVMSNVFYQLTSDDDHIKHQWFTPPIEASGVRGTMRQVIIDRLAALGQPVVLRALQDADLLSLEALFFCNAVRGVMPVRELIVGNQWLELSIEPYLVGD, encoded by the coding sequence ATGTCGCACGCCATGCAGTGGTATCAGATGAGTGATACCGGCTTAGTGGCTTGGGATAAGTCTGCTTCTGATACGGCCCCCAATCTTCGGGCCTTGGCGTATGGGGATGGGTTTTTTACCACCATGGGTGTGTATGATGGTTCACTGCTATGGCAGTCCTACCATCAAGCGCGCTTGCAATCACACTGCCACGCACTCAACTTATCTTTGCCTACCCCCACCAGCGAGGCGCTATGGCAAGCACTACAAGCGTGCGCCGCTAACATAACCCATGGTCTTATCAAAATTATCATCTCACGCCCTACGCAGTCTGTGCGTGGCTATGCTTATAGTGCGTCAACTGAACACAATGAGGCGCTTATTTGGGTGGGGATTATGCCAAGCGATATCTTGGCTCAGCAGCAAGCTCGGTTCTTAGACTTACCCCTAGGCATTAAGGCGCCCTCTGCTCATTTATCTGGCTCACTTGGGCAGGTGATTTTGCAGCAGCCTGCGACCATTGCCACTTGCTTGCAGTCACGTCTTGCCAATTTTCCTGCGCCACTTGCCGGACTTAAAAGCCTAAATCGTTTAGACGGGGTGATGATAGCGGGCGAGTTGCAGCGCATGAAGCAGCAACACCCCAAGCTGACAGAGGCCTTGGTGGCCGATATGGCTGGCAACTGGGTCGAAGGGGTGATGAGCAATGTGTTTTATCAACTCACCAGCGATGATGATCATATCAAGCATCAATGGTTTACGCCGCCCATTGAGGCATCGGGAGTGCGCGGTACCATGCGCCAAGTGATTATCGATAGATTGGCAGCTTTAGGACAACCCGTGGTTCTTCGTGCTTTGCAAGATGCCGATCTACTCAGTCTAGAAGCCTTGTTCTTTTGTAATGCGGTGCGCGGGGTGATGCCAGTGCGTGAGCTTATTGTGGGTAATCAGTGGTTAGAATTGTCTATAGAGCCTTATTTAGTAGGCGATTAA
- the aroE gene encoding shikimate dehydrogenase, whose product MVIGNPIAHSKSPQIHQQFAKQTGLDIRYARQYCPDDKASFTAVVEAFFNGGGVGANVTVPFKQIAYQMCAEQGGLSAHAQVAGAVNTLLLKDGKLFGDNTDGQGLVNHLRQLGWPLQGAKVAILGAGGASRGVVLPLIEAGISELTIANRTLSKAEDLIDQLCSAHPLIATIAPTSCTIEALTGQYDLIINATSIGLSGDSLPLSEALRCGYAYDMMYGRELPFLTHFHSHSAQVSEGYGMLIGQAALSFTQWTGKAVDSNLFI is encoded by the coding sequence ATGGTGATTGGTAATCCCATTGCACACAGTAAATCGCCACAAATTCATCAGCAATTCGCTAAGCAAACCGGACTCGATATTCGTTATGCGCGTCAATACTGTCCTGACGATAAGGCCAGCTTTACGGCAGTGGTAGAAGCGTTTTTTAATGGCGGCGGTGTGGGCGCTAATGTCACGGTGCCTTTTAAGCAGATTGCTTATCAGATGTGCGCCGAGCAAGGCGGCTTGTCTGCACATGCTCAGGTGGCAGGCGCCGTCAACACCTTGTTACTCAAAGATGGTAAGCTGTTTGGTGATAATACCGATGGTCAAGGTCTGGTCAATCACTTACGGCAATTGGGTTGGCCGCTACAGGGCGCTAAAGTGGCGATATTGGGCGCAGGCGGTGCATCACGAGGTGTGGTATTACCACTGATTGAAGCGGGTATAAGCGAGCTGACCATTGCCAATCGCACGCTCAGTAAGGCTGAAGATTTGATAGACCAGCTTTGTAGCGCCCATCCTTTGATTGCAACCATTGCCCCTACAAGCTGCACCATCGAGGCACTCACGGGTCAATACGATTTAATCATAAATGCCACCTCCATTGGCTTATCTGGCGACAGCCTGCCACTTAGTGAGGCACTTAGATGCGGCTATGCTTATGACATGATGTATGGCCGTGAGCTGCCCTTTTTGACCCATTTTCACTCACACTCCGCCCAAGTCTCTGAGGGCTACGGTATGCTAATCGGTCAGGCGGCTTTAAGCTTTACTCAATGGACCGGTAAGGCGGTAGATAGCAATTTATTCATTTAA